In Topomyia yanbarensis strain Yona2022 chromosome 2, ASM3024719v1, whole genome shotgun sequence, one DNA window encodes the following:
- the LOC131681311 gene encoding protein valois gives MDYTKRLSMIEMFNEPPEYRPPGTAIELTASLQYPNLNSQQYRMTRKPPANVLHRCLDHVAYNSNGQVVLVGNDLMGRRWGSSFYGWDKTGDVMDASKVCFKKQCKYSITALKFTKDPNLFVLGTDKGSIELWSTQNPARGEGYSLYQVDKQAEHIEGISAMDLLQGDENKLVTGSNDGCLKIWNYGADLHSISTITFAHTDEITGISASRENGSLFVSSSLDRSALMWDLRKPRPASAIFDEHEYAFTALYWTSTKEANQIVGLGDEAGNVHFVDTRQPNVFMHSVQVFSRKIHKIAFNDTNFIVIGNTNQAKFYDEKLILLHESTPAPNYLRDVLWDEQRESNSIGACWLVGWESFFKREEF, from the exons ATGGATTATACCAAAAGATTAAGCATGATTGAAATGTTCAATGAGCCACCTGAGTATCGGCCGCCCGGTACCGCTATAGAACTGACTGCCAGCCTCCAATATCCGAACCTGAATTCGCAGCAGTATCGAATGACACGCAAACCCCCGGCCAATGTTCTACATCGTTGTCTGGATCATGTCGCATACAATTCTAACGGACAGGTGGTGCTTGTTGGCAATGATCTAATGGGACGGCGCTGGGGATCAAGTTTTTACGGGTGGGATAAGACGGGTGATGTGATGGACGCATCAAAGGTCTGCTTCAAAAAGCAGTGTAAATATTCGATTACAGCGCTCAAATTTACAAAGGATCCTAATTTG tTTGTTCTGGGAACCGACAAAGGCTCAATAGAATTATGGTCCACACAGAATCCGGCACGTGGTGAAGGATATTCGTTATACCAGGTTGATAAACAAGCGGAACATATTGAAGGGATATCCGCAATGGATCTACTTCAGGGAGATGAAAATAAACTAGTCACCGGATCCAATGATGGCTGTCTGAAAATTTGGAATTATGGCGCGGATCTTCATTCCATCAGCACAATAACGTTTGCCCACACGGATGAAATTACCGGCATTTCTGCCAGTAGAGAGAACGGATCACTTTTCGTATCATCTTCACTTGATCGATCGGCTCTTATGTGGGATTTACGGAAGCCTCGACCGGCGTCGGCAATTTTCGATGAACATGAGTATGCCTTCACAGCTCTCTACTGGACATCCACAAAGGAAGCAAATCAAATCGTGGGACTTGGTGACGAAGCTGGAAATGTTCATTTTGTGGACACAAGGCAACCCAATGTCTTTATGCACTCCGTCCAAGTTTttagcagaaaaattcacaaaatcgcATTTAATGA CACAAACTTTATTGTCATAGGAAACACCAACCAGGCCAAATTCTACGACGAAAAGCTTATTCTGCTGCACGAGAGCACACCTGCTCCAAATTACCTGCGAGATGTTCTGTGGGATGAACAGCGTGAATCGAATAGTATTGGCGCATGTTGGTTGGTTGGCTGGGAATCGTTCTTCAAGAGGGAAGAATTTTAG